In the genome of Treponema pedis, one region contains:
- a CDS encoding ATP-binding protein translates to MDFNRKLPIGVQSFKDLREKEFLYVDKTAFIPKLANSGKVYFLSRPRRFGKSLFLSTLKAYFLGQKELFKQLAVEQYENATDEPWQEYPVFYFDFNVGEFNSKDDLKARLNFELSRYEEIYGGISDTPALRFQKLLERAYEKTGKQVVVLVDEYDKPLLQTMNVNETLNEEYRATLKAFYSVLKSVDQYVRFAFLTGVTKFSKVSIFSDLNNLRDISFEEDFSSVCGLTQTELEKIFEPEIKILQEKAACSYDEIVLQLKQKYDGYRFHQAGENVYNPFSVINAFAKKELGNYWFETGTPTFLVNSLKDCSYNIPDLDGHVEMDAAGLSDYRANSGSAIPILFQAGYLTIKDYDNTVRLYTLGFPNDEVRYGFLYNLLPSYSNVLYSDAAFSVAQFYRDIIAGRVNEFMQRLKSIMASVPYDTVKKESTESIALREHNFQICVYLVFALMGQFVKTETPSSTGRSDCTVETETAVYIFEFKLKDSAAAALQQIKKKNYAERYRAENKKIVLIGVSFNAEEKTVGEWIIEEA, encoded by the coding sequence ATGGATTTTAACCGAAAACTGCCTATCGGCGTACAAAGTTTTAAAGATTTACGCGAAAAAGAATTTCTTTATGTCGATAAAACCGCATTTATTCCTAAACTCGCAAATTCAGGCAAGGTATATTTTTTAAGCCGCCCGCGCCGCTTCGGTAAAAGTCTTTTTCTTTCGACGTTAAAAGCATACTTTTTAGGGCAAAAAGAATTATTCAAACAGCTTGCAGTCGAGCAATATGAAAATGCAACAGATGAGCCGTGGCAGGAATATCCCGTTTTTTATTTTGATTTTAATGTCGGGGAGTTTAACTCAAAGGACGATTTAAAAGCGCGGCTTAATTTTGAGTTAAGCAGATATGAAGAAATCTACGGCGGCATATCGGACACACCGGCTTTACGGTTTCAAAAACTCCTTGAAAGAGCGTATGAAAAAACCGGAAAGCAGGTTGTTGTGCTTGTAGACGAATACGATAAACCGCTTTTACAAACAATGAATGTAAACGAAACATTAAATGAAGAATACCGCGCAACACTCAAGGCATTTTACTCGGTGTTAAAAAGTGTAGACCAATATGTACGGTTCGCCTTTTTAACCGGTGTTACAAAATTCAGTAAGGTAAGTATTTTCAGCGATTTAAATAATTTACGCGATATAAGTTTTGAAGAAGATTTCAGCTCCGTATGCGGACTTACACAAACGGAACTTGAAAAAATATTTGAACCTGAAATTAAGATATTACAGGAAAAAGCGGCTTGTTCTTATGATGAAATAGTGTTGCAGTTAAAACAAAAATATGACGGCTATCGGTTTCATCAAGCAGGTGAAAATGTGTATAATCCGTTTAGTGTAATAAATGCATTTGCAAAAAAAGAATTGGGAAATTATTGGTTTGAAACGGGCACACCGACTTTTTTGGTAAACTCTTTAAAAGATTGTTCCTATAATATCCCTGACTTGGACGGGCATGTGGAAATGGATGCCGCCGGTTTATCCGATTACAGGGCGAACTCCGGTTCCGCAATTCCTATTTTGTTTCAAGCGGGATATTTGACGATAAAAGATTATGACAATACAGTACGGCTTTATACATTAGGCTTTCCCAATGACGAAGTGCGCTACGGTTTTTTATATAACCTTTTACCGAGCTATTCAAATGTGCTTTATTCCGATGCCGCCTTTTCCGTAGCGCAATTTTACCGTGATATTATTGCAGGAAGAGTAAACGAATTTATGCAGCGGTTAAAATCGATAATGGCGAGCGTACCGTACGACACGGTAAAAAAAGAAAGTACGGAAAGCATTGCGTTAAGGGAACACAACTTTCAAATATGCGTATACTTAGTCTTTGCACTGATGGGGCAGTTTGTAAAAACGGAAACGCCGTCATCAACGGGAAGGAGCGACTGCACGGTAGAAACCGAAACGGCGGTGTATATTTTTGAATTTAAGTTAAAAGATTCCGCAGCTGCCGCCTTGCAGCAAATTAAGAAAAAAAACTATGCGGAGCGGTACAGGGCGGAAAACAAAAAAATCGTGTTAATCGGAGTAAGTTTTAATGCCGAAGAGAAAACCGTCGGTGAGTGGATAATTGAAGAAGCGTAA
- a CDS encoding helix-turn-helix domain-containing protein, whose protein sequence is MRTLEDYWADFERYGFIKHIQNGRIDYRLPEEKGSGGFSVLGDSESAMAVVSDCTLFTPFIIKEHVDELILEAGHYYTGSASYYQKEESRFEFEYGLNAYVNYPVFDGYKRIEPNIRLVNAGFAFRKKFFDTLPIKLHEDFFEKAAEALNPAPITIPQLSLICNQLKECTLEGAALRLFIHGKAYEAFALLYDYIYSKPLKCAVYLSPQDKSVLNEVKKYIELHFAEDFTIAELTKRFALNQQKTVTGFKELFHTTINGYTKKMRMTKALELLHKTDLSIIAVAQAVGYYGDGFFQKAFKETYGITPNKMRKELKN, encoded by the coding sequence ATGAGAACGCTTGAAGATTATTGGGCTGATTTTGAGCGGTACGGCTTTATTAAACATATACAAAACGGCAGAATCGACTACCGTTTACCTGAAGAAAAAGGGAGCGGCGGTTTTTCCGTTTTGGGAGATTCCGAATCGGCTATGGCTGTCGTTTCCGACTGTACGCTTTTTACTCCCTTTATAATAAAAGAACATGTCGATGAGCTTATATTGGAGGCAGGTCATTACTATACCGGTTCCGCTTCGTATTATCAAAAAGAAGAGAGCCGTTTTGAATTTGAGTACGGACTAAATGCCTATGTAAATTATCCGGTTTTTGACGGATACAAAAGGATTGAACCGAATATACGGCTGGTGAATGCAGGTTTTGCCTTCCGTAAAAAGTTTTTTGATACACTGCCTATTAAACTGCATGAAGATTTTTTTGAAAAAGCGGCGGAGGCTTTAAATCCCGCCCCCATAACAATTCCTCAACTTTCACTTATTTGCAATCAACTTAAAGAATGTACATTGGAAGGAGCGGCTTTACGGTTATTTATTCACGGTAAAGCGTATGAAGCATTTGCACTTTTGTACGATTATATTTATAGTAAACCTTTAAAATGTGCCGTTTATCTTTCGCCTCAAGATAAATCCGTTTTAAACGAAGTAAAAAAATATATCGAGCTTCACTTTGCAGAGGATTTTACCATAGCGGAATTAACAAAACGGTTTGCACTTAATCAGCAAAAAACGGTAACGGGGTTTAAAGAACTGTTTCACACAACTATAAACGGCTACACAAAAAAAATGAGAATGACAAAGGCTCTTGAATTGCTGCATAAAACGGACCTTTCGATTATAGCCGTTGCACAGGCGGTCGGCTACTACGGCGACGGTTTTTTTCAAAAAGCATTTAAAGAAACTTACGGTATTACGCCTAACAAAATGCGCAAAGAGCTGAAAAATTGA
- a CDS encoding head GIN domain-containing protein produces MKKVISILCIFYVLISANCVSMKTIYGNKKIETKTFNLEDFDSVDISLFSSSANIIRGEAFKVEIALNSNLFEFVDVYVNKADEKLIIKTKSNINIRDGKAEIFITMPKIKSLSAAGRTESTVSGFYDKDMSVSLSIRGAGSITADIIARSIGIDISGAGKTDLKGKMEEFFLKASGSTNVIADVIANNITLNTSGISDTYLKGTAEKIIVSVSGSGTLKATELKAKDISCTISGSGNIEIYAETSLKATTSGSATVRYAGNPQKVTLNSSGSAKIEKLE; encoded by the coding sequence ATGAAAAAAGTTATAAGTATACTTTGTATTTTTTATGTGCTCATATCGGCAAACTGTGTTTCAATGAAAACCATATACGGAAATAAAAAGATTGAAACTAAAACTTTCAATCTTGAAGATTTTGATTCTGTAGATATAAGTCTATTTTCCTCATCTGCAAACATAATACGTGGAGAAGCCTTTAAGGTTGAAATTGCTCTTAATTCAAATTTATTTGAATTTGTTGATGTGTATGTCAACAAAGCAGATGAAAAACTCATCATTAAAACAAAGAGTAATATCAATATACGGGACGGCAAGGCTGAAATATTCATTACGATGCCCAAAATAAAAAGCCTATCCGCGGCTGGGCGTACGGAAAGTACAGTTTCTGGTTTTTATGATAAAGATATGTCGGTGTCATTATCTATCAGAGGTGCAGGTTCTATAACAGCCGATATTATTGCACGCAGTATCGGTATCGATATTTCAGGTGCGGGGAAAACAGATTTAAAAGGCAAGATGGAAGAGTTTTTTCTTAAGGCTAGCGGAAGCACAAATGTAATTGCCGATGTTATTGCAAACAATATAACTTTGAATACATCGGGTATAAGTGATACATATTTAAAAGGGACTGCTGAAAAAATTATTGTCAGTGTTTCAGGTTCGGGAACTCTAAAGGCGACGGAGCTTAAGGCTAAAGATATTTCTTGCACGATTTCCGGTTCCGGGAATATTGAAATATATGCCGAAACAAGTTTAAAGGCAACCACATCTGGTTCCGCAACTGTCCGGTATGCAGGCAATCCGCAAAAAGTTACCTTGAATTCTTCCGGTTCGGCAAAAATAGAAAAATTGGAATAA
- a CDS encoding ABC transporter ATP-binding protein, whose translation MNKKSQGILEHIFSVTEKGRGILTAGITASVIGMLCNVVPYISVYYIGKLFLTDGVSNNKGAILFWVLIAGAAILLNLVFSFCGSLGCHTAAFKILYRYRIKIMEHLGKLPIGFFAEHTSGGIQKIMDEDIGKLEGVIAHIMPDMIGSTLVLLLLLAGIGYLNIFLALTVILSIAAGFFFQFSIFGGEKAKQIYADVTQSAQNITGAFSEYVKGIAEVKLFGKTHGMTKTLEKYIDDYEFWEVTSYKRAAFNMTMYKSIGLSLLTFVLPAGGLLITYSPTGDTVLSVLMALIITPALWEPLLTCIDYAAQLRMTQAGLQQIELILNSPVFDFKPEQKRIAHNSVEFENVSFSYQSETDSGRHKALDSVSFSCNEGEMTALVGESGSGKSTVGQLLLRFYDIHQGRITIGGKDIRTIETKELMDKIAFVFQDTFIFSDTVKNNIIMNKNIPEEKLIEAAKQACCHDFIMKLPEGYDTLIGSGNIQLSGGEAQRISIARAFLKESPIIILDEALAYTDAENENVIQEAIKNLIKHKTVIVIAHRLQSIMEADNIIVLQNGKIIERGTHTELISKNTEYKTLWKLQYEADEWELEHRGEAIQ comes from the coding sequence TTGAATAAAAAATCTCAAGGTATATTGGAACATATTTTCTCGGTAACGGAGAAAGGAAGGGGCATTTTAACGGCAGGCATAACCGCTTCGGTTATCGGAATGCTTTGTAATGTCGTACCCTATATTTCGGTGTATTATATCGGAAAGCTTTTTTTGACGGACGGAGTTTCGAACAATAAAGGAGCGATTCTTTTTTGGGTACTCATTGCAGGGGCTGCAATACTTTTAAATTTGGTTTTTTCCTTTTGCGGAAGTCTCGGCTGTCATACTGCGGCATTTAAAATTTTGTACCGATACAGAATAAAAATTATGGAGCATTTGGGGAAATTGCCGATAGGGTTTTTCGCCGAACACACAAGCGGCGGTATTCAAAAAATTATGGACGAGGATATTGGAAAACTTGAGGGAGTCATTGCGCATATAATGCCCGATATGATTGGCTCGACTCTTGTCCTCCTTTTATTATTGGCGGGTATCGGGTATCTTAATATTTTTTTGGCGCTCACGGTAATTCTTTCGATTGCGGCAGGATTCTTTTTTCAATTTTCGATTTTCGGCGGTGAAAAGGCAAAACAAATCTATGCAGATGTTACACAGTCCGCACAGAACATTACCGGAGCATTTTCGGAATATGTCAAGGGAATAGCCGAAGTAAAACTGTTCGGAAAAACGCACGGAATGACAAAGACTTTAGAAAAATATATTGACGATTATGAATTTTGGGAAGTAACAAGTTATAAAAGAGCCGCTTTCAATATGACTATGTATAAAAGCATCGGCTTATCCCTTCTTACCTTTGTTCTTCCGGCAGGGGGATTGTTGATTACTTACAGTCCGACAGGCGATACCGTTTTGTCGGTGCTGATGGCGCTTATCATCACTCCTGCCTTGTGGGAACCCTTATTAACCTGCATTGATTATGCCGCACAGTTGCGTATGACGCAGGCGGGCTTACAGCAAATAGAGCTCATACTGAATAGTCCCGTTTTTGATTTTAAACCGGAGCAAAAGCGGATTGCACACAATAGTGTTGAGTTTGAAAATGTTTCTTTTTCATATCAAAGCGAAACGGATTCCGGTCGGCACAAAGCATTGGATTCGGTTTCTTTTTCATGTAACGAAGGAGAAATGACCGCCTTAGTCGGAGAATCGGGAAGCGGAAAATCAACCGTCGGGCAATTATTGTTACGGTTTTATGATATTCATCAAGGACGCATTACAATCGGCGGTAAGGATATACGGACAATAGAAACAAAAGAATTGATGGATAAAATTGCCTTTGTGTTTCAAGATACCTTTATTTTTTCCGACACGGTAAAAAACAATATTATAATGAATAAAAATATTCCGGAAGAAAAACTGATTGAAGCGGCAAAACAGGCATGCTGTCATGATTTTATTATGAAACTGCCTGAAGGCTACGATACGCTCATCGGTTCGGGCAACATACAATTATCGGGCGGAGAAGCGCAGCGTATTTCCATTGCGCGGGCATTTTTAAAGGAGTCGCCTATTATTATCCTAGATGAAGCCCTCGCCTATACCGATGCGGAAAATGAAAACGTCATACAGGAAGCGATTAAAAATCTGATTAAACATAAAACGGTCATTGTTATTGCACATAGACTGCAAAGTATTATGGAAGCGGATAACATCATCGTATTACAAAACGGAAAAATTATTGAACGGGGTACCCATACGGAGTTGATAAGTAAGAATACGGAATATAAAACGTTATGGAAGCTGCAATATGAAGCGGACGAATGGGAACTTGAACACAGAGGAGAAGCGATACAATGA
- a CDS encoding ABC transporter ATP-binding protein, with amino-acid sequence MKEIIRKFTMGHPYEMTVPVVWYFLEGVTMSFPAIAIYFAINVLIIRFKNPTAIFDDGFWSIALWLAGFFLLQFIISFITFLKTFLPAAKNSAAHKKEFIQKIKTLPLGFFSKTKTGELINTFTGDFLAIEQSMAALVTALFGVIFSCLVTSVFMFYFNAKMAAAFYITIPVAAFITYTSLKILAKLTVQARAAKDEAADSLHEYILGMKILRSYNQTGSGFKKLKNAYANLMNVCIKGESIGGALLGFSSTMVRAGLPLMCFTGAYLVLGGTVSLAEFLSIIIIGTKIISPLLMWVRYITILRVHYESATRIDTIMREKPLTGEKTLNLTDDIVFDKVSFSYSKREKTLENVSCTFKKNTLTAIVGPSGGGKSTMLRLIARFWDTDGGEIKIGGITLKDIQAEQWIKHISFVLQDVYLFNETIRENIVFGNEKATEEDMIEAAKQACCHDFIMKLPEGYDTTVGEGGCTLSGGEKQRISIARALLKNAPILLLDEPTASLDARNEVALQKALSNLVKNKTVIMIAHRLKTVKNADNIIVLDKGKIAEQGRHSELLERKGLYARLWHLQHKTKELKLSTGRKKNTQ; translated from the coding sequence ATGAAAGAAATTATACGTAAATTTACAATGGGGCATCCTTACGAGATGACAGTGCCCGTTGTTTGGTATTTTTTAGAAGGCGTTACTATGAGCTTTCCGGCAATTGCAATATATTTTGCAATAAACGTGTTGATTATCCGTTTTAAAAATCCTACCGCTATTTTTGATGACGGATTTTGGAGCATTGCCCTATGGCTTGCAGGCTTTTTTTTATTGCAATTTATTATAAGTTTTATAACCTTTTTAAAAACCTTCCTTCCCGCTGCAAAAAATTCGGCGGCACATAAAAAAGAATTTATACAAAAGATAAAAACACTGCCGTTGGGGTTTTTCTCAAAAACAAAAACGGGCGAGCTTATCAATACCTTTACCGGAGATTTTTTGGCAATTGAACAAAGTATGGCAGCTTTAGTTACCGCTTTGTTCGGCGTTATATTTTCCTGTCTTGTAACCTCCGTTTTTATGTTTTACTTTAATGCAAAAATGGCGGCGGCTTTTTATATTACCATTCCTGTTGCAGCCTTTATAACCTATACCTCGCTTAAAATACTTGCAAAACTTACGGTGCAAGCAAGAGCGGCAAAAGACGAAGCTGCGGATTCTTTACATGAATATATTTTAGGTATGAAGATACTGCGCTCTTACAATCAAACGGGAAGCGGTTTTAAAAAACTTAAAAATGCATACGCTAATCTTATGAATGTCTGTATAAAAGGCGAAAGTATAGGCGGCGCTCTTTTAGGTTTTTCGTCTACAATGGTGCGGGCCGGGCTTCCCCTTATGTGTTTTACCGGCGCATATCTGGTGCTCGGCGGCACCGTATCGTTAGCGGAATTTTTAAGTATTATCATTATCGGGACAAAGATTATCAGTCCGCTTTTAATGTGGGTACGCTATATAACGATTTTAAGAGTCCATTATGAAAGCGCAACAAGAATCGATACTATCATGCGGGAAAAGCCGCTTACGGGAGAAAAAACGCTTAACCTGACCGACGATATTGTATTTGACAAGGTGAGCTTTTCGTATTCAAAAAGGGAAAAAACACTTGAGAATGTTTCCTGCACATTTAAAAAGAACACACTTACCGCAATTGTCGGGCCGTCAGGCGGCGGTAAATCGACAATGTTACGGCTTATCGCACGATTTTGGGACACGGACGGAGGCGAGATAAAAATCGGAGGTATTACTTTAAAAGATATTCAGGCGGAACAGTGGATAAAACACATTTCGTTTGTACTGCAAGATGTGTATCTTTTTAATGAAACAATACGGGAAAATATTGTGTTCGGTAATGAAAAGGCAACGGAAGAAGATATGATTGAAGCGGCAAAACAGGCATGCTGTCATGATTTTATTATGAAACTGCCTGAAGGCTATGATACGACAGTCGGCGAAGGGGGCTGTACGCTTTCGGGCGGAGAAAAGCAGCGGATTTCCATTGCACGGGCATTGTTAAAAAATGCACCGATACTTTTATTGGACGAGCCGACCGCCAGTTTGGACGCGCGGAATGAGGTTGCACTGCAAAAGGCGTTGTCGAATCTGGTAAAAAACAAAACGGTTATTATGATAGCGCACCGCTTAAAAACGGTTAAAAATGCGGATAACATTATCGTACTGGATAAGGGAAAAATCGCTGAACAGGGTAGGCATTCCGAATTACTTGAGCGGAAGGGGCTGTATGCACGGCTTTGGCATTTACAACATAAAACAAAGGAATTAAAGCTTTCGACCGGGAGGAAAAAGAATACACAGTAA
- a CDS encoding alpha/beta fold hydrolase gives MKCIMLHGLGQSSASWKQTIDTMNNGVINGGKDIDCPDLFTLVKDKEINYADLYCAFSEYCKRYSEPIRICGLSLGGILALHYTIENSDKVNALALIGVQYAMPKMLLKAQNIIFSMLPEKVFKKTGLKKKELIHLSDSMIDLDFSRELCKITCPALIICGEKDRVNMNAALRLKTVLPNAELNIIKKAGHEVNKDNPIRLGEVLNGFLG, from the coding sequence ATGAAATGTATTATGCTTCACGGTTTGGGGCAAAGTTCTGCAAGTTGGAAACAAACTATAGATACGATGAATAATGGAGTAATAAATGGCGGAAAGGATATTGATTGCCCCGACTTATTTACATTGGTTAAAGATAAGGAAATAAATTATGCCGATTTGTATTGTGCATTTTCGGAATATTGTAAAAGGTATTCCGAGCCGATACGTATCTGCGGTTTATCTTTGGGCGGTATTCTTGCATTGCACTATACAATTGAAAATAGCGATAAGGTTAATGCTTTGGCGCTTATCGGAGTACAGTATGCTATGCCTAAGATGTTGCTTAAGGCTCAAAATATAATTTTTTCCATGCTGCCTGAAAAAGTTTTTAAAAAAACGGGATTAAAAAAGAAAGAGCTTATACATCTTTCCGATTCGATGATTGATTTGGATTTCAGCAGGGAGTTATGTAAGATAACTTGCCCCGCTCTTATTATTTGCGGAGAAAAGGACAGGGTTAATATGAATGCCGCCTTGCGTTTAAAAACGGTGTTGCCGAATGCGGAATTGAACATTATTAAAAAGGCGGGGCATGAAGTAAATAAGGATAATCCGATAAGATTGGGAGAGGTGTTAAACGGGTTTTTAGGGTAA